In Heteronotia binoei isolate CCM8104 ecotype False Entrance Well chromosome 21, APGP_CSIRO_Hbin_v1, whole genome shotgun sequence, the DNA window TACTGGAATTGGCTTGttttaagcccctgggcatcaaaattgtaggggcagACCAAATTCAGACACACAATTTTGACCAGGTGTGCCAGGAGTTTCCAGAAGTATTCGATGGAGCTCAGTGTAAAGGGTTTTAATCAAGCCCACAGCCCGcagctctttcctccccctcatcCCCCTTATGTTCTCTATTTATAAGCCTTAAATTAGGCTACTAGAAGGAGCAGAATCAGAATTTCATGCTATTGTTtgtttcttccatttttatcccactgCTCAATAAAGTTGCACATGAAGCAAATGCAAACTATCCAGCTTTATTAACAAGTATTATTTTATACTGTGAGACACCCATCTTTTACTAGAAAGATAGTTTGTATGGTCTAGAAACATTTTCTCTGAACTCCTTCCTTATCAAATATATGCAAGGCTCCAGAGGAAGTGATTCTAATGGAGTCAATCTGTGTTGAATTGCATTTTTGGTTGTATTGTTATAGCCATTATTACATTTTTTTACTTTTCAAAAATGGCACAACCAACTTTGGATAAGAAGGGGCAATATTATTGAGGATACAAGGGTAATAGGGTACTAGTAGATGAgaactggggggtgggtggaggaaaTCTGATGTAGAAAAAGGATTTTTACTTCTCTGCTATGAAGTACTTTGGTAGGGAGTATTTATTGAGTCTTCCACATCTCTCTGTATAGAAAGGCTGAATGATGTAGTCAGTTTCTTCACACTGCTATTCTGATATTGTGAGTTCATTGCCTGGAAAGACGGAGAATTCTTCAGTCCTCTGACTGCCATAAGGGGATGATTTTGATTCCATAGGATTAACCTTTTGGCCACAAATGTAGCATTCAGGACCAATGTTGGGTTGAATTTCTAAAATAGAACCTGGTTTGGAGGAAGCAGCACAAGGAAAGACTTGTCTGTAAAGATGCAATTTGTTCTACAATAAAAAAATTCATTATGCCAAGGAAGtttctacattttaaaaattccatcaGAAATCCTACACAATATGGGTTTTTAATGCCCTTATTGAATAAAACAAGTGTAATTTTGTGTTTATATTGAATATGCAAACTCCAGTGTAATAGCTGTAAACATTTGTATACAGTTTGAACCCATCCATTGTAAAATCAGTCACAAGCATCCTAAATTACATTGCTTTAAGGCCATTCCTTGGTCTCAACCAAACATTTGTGAATGTCAATTATATACAGTTTACCAAAGCATCATTAAAACATACAAAGTCCCTTAAAAACATATAGTCAGGAGATAGCTCTCCCACATTTGCAGCCAGAATTTGCAGGAAGCTAACTATTTATATGTGTTATAACCAAATAGTCTGAGTTCTTCCCATTGAGCTGCATTTGAAGTACAACCATCCAAGTTCTACATTGTTAAGACTTTCCTGATATACCTCACCTAAGAATTATGTTTACCAAAGAGACATTACTTCAACAAGGGTCCAGTATAGAAAAACAGAGATGGAAATTGCCAGCAAAATCCTCACCTTATATTGAGACAGGGGGGGCAAATTAGATGTGTTCATGTTAAATAAAACTTCGGGCTTGCCCCCATCACATACACAAATCACAAAAAAATTAACAAAGTGGGAGAGTAGCTTAAACCTTCCCCTGAAATCGATGGAACATTAAAAAGTTGAACTTTTACTAGATTGTGCTGTATATTTATTCAGATCAGGCTGACAGTTTTAATCTCtctaatccagggctttttttgtagcaggaactcttttgcatattaggccacacactcctgatgtagccaatcctccaagagcttacagggctttttttacagtgcctactgcaagctcttggaggactggctacatcaggggtgtgtggcctaatatgcaaaggaattcctgctacagaaaagccctgctctaataaataaattaatcagATAAAGGGTTAAGTTGATCACTGTAAATGTCAATTGATTGCATTTGTTTGCTTTTTGAGTTTTGCAGTATTGTTATAACAGAGaatgaaaaacaaaatattaagcatgGCCTTCATTTCTAACATAAAATAGGGGTTAATTTTTTCTTTTGTCCCATGTATTCAATCCAAAAATTTTGATAATTTGTAAATGTATTTAAATGCAATTGGTTATTTGATCGATTGGCATGAATCACCTAAAATCATGGTGGTGGGGAAATTGTCATTAGACAATTTcttaggttgccagcctctagatggggcctgaagatcttctggaattacaattgatctccagactacagagaccagttttcCTAGAGAAAATAAATGCTTTGGATGTTAGATTCTATGGTATGTTCTGCTCTTCTCaaagcccacccttcccaggtaGCTGTGTAATTGTGTcctagcaaaataaaacaggagtccagtgacactttaGAGACTAgcaaacatttattccagcataacccAGTGAGCATTGGCTCATAAAAACTTATTCtggaataaaatgtgttagtctttaaagtgctgctaGACTCCTTTTTTAAATCATGAATGTAGGCATTTTTATAGAAGGAAAGGTGTCATTCAAATGTATCCataatttaaaagaaaagatTTTTAAAGATATCTAAGATATTCTATTTGTGGATTTTCCTGACTCCTGACTAAGAGTTACTGGTATATGCTGGTGCTATTTTCCATGTACTCAATGGTATGCTTGAACTTTCTGAACTCAGAATTGGAAGACTGCATCCCAGTCTTTTACCATGCAAATGTTCATGGGTGCTATGACACTGCTTACAACTGCTGAGTAGGTCATGGCTTTGATCCCCAGGGGCCCTAATCTACACATTCTCACAAGATTCCATCTTGCCTTACCCCTTACTGAACAGATTTAGAGCATCCCTAAATATTGCCATCTATAGTACTGGTGTGGTAGTAACACAATAGAGGAGTCCTGAGAATACATTCCAAGAAGAGGGGTTCTGATTTTACATTACAACCTATATAGAGGCTAAGTCAAAGGAGGCCCCGAACTGTGAATCTGGAATGTAAGTACAACATGTCAATTGATTTTTTAACCTTGAAATTTTGGTTCAGCTTTCACAAGACAAATCTGATCATTTTGGGCTGAGTTGGACTCACACAGAATTTCCTGTTGTCTGATCCTTCTGTTGTGAACCCAAGTTATCAGGCAGGTCTGACCAGTCTCTTTTGTTTTTCTgaccacaattaaaaaaaattcattaGCAATATTCACATAACCACACCTCCACACTGGGCTGTAAAGCGGAGAGGAGGGACAGGCTGCTGTTGTGTTTTTGGCTCGCCTCCTCTTGAAACAGTTTGTCCTGTCAGAGGAAAGGGTCTGCAGTTAAGATAACAGCCCACCCACTTGCACCGTGGTTGCAGTCTCATCTATCAATAACAGTGTGAGCACACAGTGTGGCAGTTAAAGGCAGGACATCTGATCGAAACTCTCCATGACAAAATACACTCAATTGAATTAGGCATATGACAAGACAGTGCTAAGTTTGCCATCTGACTGAAGTTCAAATATTGATTTGAATTAAATCTATAGACTGCATCTTGCATTTCTTCAATGTTGTCATATATAAAATTAAGATAATGAGTAAAGTTTAGCCAGAACCAATTAAACTGACAACTGAATAATTTTACAAAGCATGTTATAACAGCTGTATTTCCCATGTTATTTGCTTTGTCAACCAGAAATcccatctgcttttctttttctgattCATTCACTGTCTTTCATTTTGTAACGCTGCTTTTACAAATCTGGGCATTTGTTTATGCGCTTTTTGTAAGCGAATGCCATATTGTGGCTATATAGTTGTAGGGCAGGTGTTATACCTGAAATAGACACCAAAAGATGTTCAGTGTACATTCTCCAACAGTAGATCAAATCTGTTCATATTTGCACAGTTTCTGCATTTGCATTAAAAGTAAACTTCCCTTGCAGAGCAATTTTCTCTGTTACACCCACAGGGATATCTGCCAAAGTTGAGCAAGTATTGAACCGGGAAGTCTTGCAGGACATGATGCTTGACCTCTTCTTGTGACAAAAATAGTTACTAATGTGGAGTCTGAACTTGTCATGGAGGGAGGCATAGATGAATGGATTGAAGCATGCAGAGCTCATTGCAATCACATGGCAAGACACTTGAATGACATTCACATACCTCTTGTCTAGAATTACAAAATCTTCATCAATATCTCTGATAAGGTTAACCATCTGAAGAGGTAGCCAGCAAACAGCAAAACACGTGACTGAGATGACCAGGATTCGAAAAGTCTTCTGCTTTTTGGGGGTCCATTTCTCTTTGTTGTGATATGCAGTTCCTGGGACATTTCTGTTCCGGAGGTGGTGTGAAATGGCACAGTAAGAGATAGACACAGCAGAAAGCGGGAGCATGTATGACAAGAGGAGCATCAAGCAAGAGTACATCAATCGCTCTGTCTCCTGGTGCTTCCAGAATTCTTCACAGATAATCATGTTATGGCCAATGCTGTTGAGATCCAAATAATGAGTATGCATATATGTTGGTATAGATACTCCAATGGAAAGCAACCAAATGAAGACCACAATGTAGACACATGACTTGCATCGTATCCTTTTGCGAATGGGATACACAACAACGATATAACGATCGACGGCAATAGCTGTGAGGGACAGGACAGAAACAAACACTGTAGTTGCTTGCATGAGGGTGACAAAGTAGCACATGAACATTCCAAAGAGCCATCCACGAATCTCAAAAGCATACGAGGCAGTCAGTGGGACGCAGAAAATGCACATAATCAGGTCAGCTGTTGCCAAGTTCCCAATGAGGAAATTAGTGGTACAATGCAACTTTTTGGTGAAACCAATGAGAAGGATGAGGAGGAAATTCCCTGTGCAGGCCACAGTCACCAGGATGGCATAGAGAGGGATGAAGAGGGGCTTCAGTTCAAAAAGGAGATCCAGACCCTTGAAAACAGGAGCTGAGTGATTCAAGCAGGAATCATTAGGAAGATGATAGCGTGCCTCCATGTTGGGGGTTGGCTGTGGTGATGTTTATGTAATCTTTTATTTTTGAAtgtagaaaaagaaaggaaaattgGTTAGATAGAAAGAAAGCTGAATTGCTGCAGAATGACAATGAAGACTGTCTGAATGGGTATTTCCTGTTCTTCTGGTTCCACAAAATGGCACCACATCTTTTATATCAGGTATGTTGGCTGGAGCAGTCAGTGGTTTATGGTTTATTGACCCTTTTGGGATTGGCCCCTTTGATTTATCAAGATCTTGGATTTTTACTAGTAGGGGGAAATTCAATTTGAGGTTTATTATTGCCTTCTTGGGCATAGTCCTTtggggtaaaatgtattttttgccCAATTTCTAAAGGAGCATCTAGTTGAGAAAAGTGGTATCGGAAATTTAGAACATTTTGGGAAAATCTCATGAGAAATGAAGTGTCTCTGATGTGTTCAAATCAACATGGGAACTCATGATGAATCAAAAGAATGTGGCTCTCTCTAAAACCCAGGAGTTTTTCAAAGAACTTTAAATCAATATCTATGGGAAGGCATTCTAAAAAATAGGCTAAATGTTCCTTAATAAACCACTTACTGGCCTGATTCATAGTGCGTCTACATAAGGgagaaacagattttaaaaaccttaGAAGGGTCTAACAATAGCGAAGAATGAGAAAAGTCGAGCCTGAGACATTTCAAATATGCTGTGCTTGGTTTGGGGGGAAGGAATCCAGGAAACTGATCATGATTAATGTGGTAATTTGAAAAGAATTGAAGATAAAGTCTTTTGGAGAGTTTCTGCTATCAGAAATTGTTGTGAAGCCAACAGATTAAGTTTATCAGTGTCAGTGTTAAGCAAATGAATATGGTTCTTTAAGAAAATAGGAGTAACCTCTGAAGCTTCATTCATATTTCTTAACGTTCTTGGGATGGGTTAATTTTGCTCTTGCAGAGCCTCCTTATGCCCAAACTCCTTAGCAGATTTGGACTCTTTAGTCACCTCGGTCTCCTCAGATAAGGGTGAGAATTTGTTCTGAAGTTTGatggaaggtttttaaaaagccaagttTACTCTGTTTAGGTGCATATGCCTCAACAGGCTAGAAAGGGCACTCTCTTTGCCTTTTCATGATAACAGGAGAGAAATGTGTAGATAGTAATTTCCCAGGGAAaatctttatttctgtttttgttctctctttctccctccctgagATAAAATAAGTTAGAAGAGGTGGGAGTAACTCAATAACTCGAGAAGTGCTTTACTGTGTTTTACTGGCAGAAAATCCAAGAATACTAATTAAAGGGAGAGGGGCTCTTTCTTAAGCCAATTTAGAGcaatataaaaatgtaaacatgAAACATAAAACTTATATAAAAGTGTAAAGAAAAAACTTAAGACTTATAaataagggggaggggaaattagGAGAAAATTAAGGAGAAGAAAGGCGGGGGAGAAAGGAGGCTTTTAGCCAAAACTAATCTTTTGAACTCAAAGACACTCATAGGTTTgacaatccctaggtgggggcaagggatcccccagtttggaggccctccccccacttcagggtcatcagaaagcgagagagggaaatgtctgctgggaactctattatggagatttattcccataggaaataatggagaagtgatccacgggaatctggggctctgggggtggggctgttttttgaggtagaggcaccacattttcagtatagcatccagtgtctctccccaaaatataccccaagtttcaaaaagattgaaccagggggtccaattctatgagccccaaaggaacgtgcccctgtccattatttcctagggaaggaaggcatttaaaaaggtgtgtggtccctttaaatgtgatggccagaactccctttggagttcaattatgcttgtcacacccttgctcctggctccacccccaaagtctcctgggtccacccccaaagttcccagatatttcttgaattggacttggcaaccctagacactcATTATGGTTTTATTGCCATCTCTTCACACACACTTGCTCACTCATTAATCTAACAAGTCAAACAATTTTCTTTTGgtcactccctccctcttctctacAGCCTAATTACTATCCTTTCATAACTCTTCATATATGACTCTAATCATCAGTAAGTCTGATAAAACTACAAAATAAAATAGCTGGGTAGCTAATTATATACATAAAAGAGAATGTTCGGCAGAGCACAGCGAATAGCATTGTAAATCACCCACAGAGTCCGGCAGGGGTGCTTGTTAGCTCTGTTCTTATTTAACTTATACATAAATGATTTATCCAGCTCCCTTAACAAAAATGATCATGCTATTGATGGGATGAGTTCCCTCTGTTCTGTTTTgttggggggggctttttttctttttggcacaGCCACTGAATTTGAGCATTTCAGAAGCCTCATTCACACTGCCTCTTTTCTTTGCAATGCACAGAGGTAAGTGCAAGATCTTTCCATGTAGATTTACATTTGcttcagtacatttactcttgtgCCAATCACAGGAGGCTCTCAGACAGCAACTCTGAA includes these proteins:
- the LOC132589596 gene encoding prolactin-releasing peptide receptor-like, with the translated sequence MEARYHLPNDSCLNHSAPVFKGLDLLFELKPLFIPLYAILVTVACTGNFLLILLIGFTKKLHCTTNFLIGNLATADLIMCIFCVPLTASYAFEIRGWLFGMFMCYFVTLMQATTVFVSVLSLTAIAVDRYIVVVYPIRKRIRCKSCVYIVVFIWLLSIGVSIPTYMHTHYLDLNSIGHNMIICEEFWKHQETERLMYSCLMLLLSYMLPLSAVSISYCAISHHLRNRNVPGTAYHNKEKWTPKKQKTFRILVISVTCFAVCWLPLQMVNLIRDIDEDFVILDKRYVNVIQVSCHVIAMSSACFNPFIYASLHDKFRLHISNYFCHKKRSSIMSCKTSRFNTCSTLADIPVGVTEKIALQGKFTFNANAETVQI